Part of the Loxodonta africana isolate mLoxAfr1 chromosome 15, mLoxAfr1.hap2, whole genome shotgun sequence genome is shown below.
GGTCAAGGTTGGTGCAAGAATATTAaataaactgaggcacaaaacTACTACTTCATTGATATAAGTGCTGGTGCAAGAGAGCTCCAATAGTGGAAAAACATCACAGAAGTAATGGTTAATTATTTTAGCCTTGCAGAAAACCACTCTTAGCATGCAACCTGTGTGAGCTGTGGCACCAATCAAGCCCATCACACATACCTCAACTACCAACCAGGAGCAGGCCTGATAAGACATGATGACATTGCAAAGCAATGGCTTACAGATAGCAACATAGCGGTCATatgccatcacagccagcatatGGCCTtctgatataataaaaaaaatgaagaagtagaGCTGAGTCATGCATTCAGGGTAGGAGATggtgttcttctctgtcacaaagttcaccagcattttgggTATAATGACAGTGGAGTAGCAGAGATCAATGAGGGACAAACTGTtgaggaaatagtacatgggggtgtgcagcTGAGAACTGAGCCCAATCAGTGTAATCATGCCCAAGTTCCCCACCACTGTGACCACATAGGttcctaggaagaaaagaaagaggagcagCTGGAGTTCTGGCTTTTCTGTTAGCCCAGTGAGGATGAACTCAGTCACTGTGGAGTGATTTCCTCCTCCCATTTTCCTTTGGGAATTCAATGGAGGTAGAGAAGAAGGAATTTGAGATAGATGTTTATTTATGCAGTGTGAAACAGATGCAAGTCTTATCATTCCAGTATCTTCAGTGCCCCCCACCCCACGTCCCTGCTCTGTGTTGGAAGGTAAAGACCCTCTGGTTATTATTTACAAGATTGCTGAAAGTTGAATGATTCTAACAGTCAGCTGGATATAAGAAATTAGAAGTTTTGGAAACAATATGAGAATACATGCCCTGCTTAAAGACATTccttttttcaaagaaaaaaaaaaaaaacacagctagCATAAAACTTAATGCTGAAAACTGAATGCTTTCCTCCAAATATCAAGGATAAGAGAAGAACGTTCACTCTAGCCATTTGTATTCAATATTATAGTTGAGGTTCAGAGCAGAGCAGTTAGTCAGAAAATGAgctctggtggcctagtgattaagtgccacagctgctaaccaaaaggttggcagttcaaatctgccaggtgctccttggaaactccatggggcagttctactctatcctatagggtcactaggagttggaatcaactcagtggcaatgggtttgttttgggttatATTGGAAAGTATGAGGTAAAACTGTCTCTATTAAAAGATTATATAAATTTGTATATGGAAAAACCATAAAAATATATTAGAGTTAATTTAAAAGTTCAGCAAAGTTGTAGCTCAAAGATCAACATAGAAagttcaattgtatttctatatactaacagtgtttttgttagatgccatctagtctgttccgactcatagcaaccttatatacaacagaagaaaacactgccttgtcGTGCACAGTCCTcataaccattgctatgtttgagcccgttgttgcagccactttgtgattccatctcattgagggtcttcctctttccctgaccttctactttaccaggcatgatgtccttctccagggactggtatgtcatgataacatatccaaagtacgtgtgCTGAAATCTTGCCAatttcccttctaaggagcattctggctacactttttccaagacagatttgttggtttttctggcagtccatggtatattcagtattcttcaccaatgccaaaattcaaaagcatcaattctccttcagtccttattcatggtccaggtTTCTCATGCATCTGAGGCAGAAttaaagaccatggcttgggtccaaaccaaaaaactcgttgtggtcaattccaactcatagcaacactgttggacagagtagaactgcctcttaggttttccaaggagtgcctggtagatttgaactgccaaccttttggttagcagcctcttaaccactatgctaccagggtttccatgtatgacCAGTCCCCCTGAGAACCGGCTCTGACACACACTTTTAATTTCTATTGCTTTCTGTTCTACCACCTTGTGTGTTTGAGTGCCCTGTGAGTGCTCTTTGTGAAGGATTCACAAAATCACCTGTCCTCTGTCAGTGGTCTTAGCCTACATTGACTGACTTACCTTAGAGATCAATGAATCCTGGGCAaaataatttaggaaaaaaaaatgtattgtgaGCTCTCATAAAAAAAAGCACTGATGATTCAAAGCCAGCATGAGATTGCTAAAGTATGCCAAGcatttttgttttgaattttacTGAGTTGGTAGAATAAGAGAATGTTATGGTCTTAGGTTATCTtgattttagtaaaaaaaaaaaaaaaagtatttgctaaATCTCTTGTAATGTACACGATGTGGTTATGTGTGTTGGgtgaaatacagaaaaatatctcATAATTTCATGAACTCAAAGAGCATCTCAAGATTGAATATAAAGTGAATAATCTCAAGTTATCATTGCATAGGACTTTATACATAGTTTTGtcttaaaaaatcattttatgaATAATTGGATGAAGCCATAGGAAAAAAATACTGTAAAATTCATAGATAACATCAACAGAAAATAGTAATGGAAACTTATGTGATGATAATGATTCTAGAAGATTTTTTTAGGTTGTGCAAATTGACtgatatttaaaagaataaattgaGCAGTGATGAACATAAAATTTTATGTAGAACATCTCTTTACCCATTTCATGGATATTTGGGCTCTGAACATGAGCCAGAAATTATTTAGAACACTCAAAATAGAGGGGTGAATATGGCAGAATTCCCTGCTCTTTAAAATCTCACGGTCTGGAAAGAGAGAAGGGCAGACTAGAAGCTGTAATGAATGTTATGATTGCACAGGTCCTATAGGAGCACAGTGATTATGGAACTATCAGAATGGGGGGGGGGGTCATTGCAGAGACATAGCAAGGGGGACAGAGGAAGGCACATGTTCCCAGCTAACAGACAAGGTTCAGAATGACAGTAAGAGGCACCAGAAATATGAAAGGGACCTGACTGAGGCAACATGCAATTCTGCTGACAGGTTGTGGCTATCAAAACCTGTTCTTGAAAATGGGGGGGAGGGGCACCACTTAGAGATTGCCTTGTGAGCTTGTTACCCTCCTTTGCCCCTGGTTCATTGATGGCTTCCAAGAGAAACCTGAATGTAGAAAGATAAGTAGCAGTAAGCCAGGCTTGCACAATGTTCAAAATTAAGAAGCATTGAACTAACAGATCTTCATGTTCAAAAGATCTGCATCAAGAGAAAAGACACTTGAAAATGCAATGAATCCCAAAAGAGTcattaaaaggatcataatatCCACAATAAGGGGTGTGATAGCCACACAAGATCAACTGCATCTAGTGAACTGTGCTTAGTTCTAGTGCTGTATTTTAGGACGCCCATTTACAAATTAAAATTATtcagaaaaattgaagatttggATCAAGATGATTTATCACAAATATCCATATAACTAATAACATGATAGAGGAATTGGACTTATTGTAGGTCACCTCAGATGGCAGAGCTATGTCTAATGTCTCAACATCAGAACCTTTCTGATGATAAAAAGTGTCTGAAACTAGGATAGATTGAGATATGAAAAGAAGAATAATTGTCTTTGAGAGTATTACAGGGAAAAACAAATAACCATTTGACAGGTAGCTTTAGGAAATTTCTATATTGTTATAAGAAGGCTAAGACTTCATGAAGATTAAATGGTTCTAGGACAGATGGGATTCAGATACTCACCTTTTCTCTGTGTGGAATGCTTAGCCAGGATGCTCTGTATGCTTTAGACCAAGTGCCATCTAAAAGAAATAGCTCTTAGTAATATTGgtggtaaaaaaataaataaatggtagcTGTTCAAAATAGAGACTCCTTGGTTCTGTTTTACTGAGGGCTCAAAATGCAGACCTCAGTTTCTGAGTTGCTCATATAAATATTAGGAATCAAAAGTCAAGATTCCCTAGGCTAGCTCCATCACAGTGCTACCTGATATACTTGCCAAAGTGGCATGTTTTTATCCTGGCTTTGGATATAAAAGAGGTCTCaccaataacttacagatggaaGGTCTCTCAAGATTTCTGTTCACCAGGGATGAGCTATTGGGAAAAGGagcaattaaaattttcttttctcgtTCTTTGTATGATATTCTCTTTAGCTCCCTTGTGTCTAATATTCTCTCTCAGTGTTGAAATAGTAGGCTGATATTACTCTATTGACACAAAATTAAGGTCTGGCAGACATTGTTCTCCTCATGACGACAGCTTCCAACACTGAATAAAATTTCTGAAGTATATGAAGCtatggatttaattttttttctatttgtttaacaTAGAGAAATAGTTCATTATACTTGTTAGTGTCCTTTTTGTGGTTTTGAAGACTATTTTCATTAAACACTTTTTTCGTtaaacacttactatgtgccacacACAATTCTAAACTTGTTACATTTATTAACCCATTTAATCGTCACACAGCCCAGTGTGGAAGATAATACTAGGTTGAATCAAGTAGCAATTTCATATGATTTAATATATATAGTATGCCCATTTAAAAATTATTGGAGCTGAAGCACAGAAAGGTAATTTGTCTACCCTTATCTATATAGTAAAATGAACTTTAGTCTGCTcataaaatgattacatttagtgtgctacatttttaaagcattcactcatttattcatttaatacatGGGCAAGACAACATGTTTTGTGTTAgaataccaaaaacccattgccatccagtcaatgctAGAAGAGAAGACAATTTAGCCACACTGAATACAAGCACTTTCCAGTGATGATAATTGGTTCTAAAATTGTCATAAACACTATGTGTCAGTTACCAATacatatctttagttttcatgACATCCTAAGTATAACTGCTTATCAGAAATTGTAGTATACCTCAAACCCTTCTCACAACTTGCTGAAGTTGAACATCAAATATACTGCTATAAGGGCCATTCTGGTCTTATATGAACTTCTTGATCTTAGTAGTACTTGATTCCATTGTATATGGTAGGGACAGTACCAAGACCCAGAGTCACCAGGGTCTTGGATGAAGCATAGTGTGTGAAACAGACTAACGTTGCAACAGAATATTTAAAGACAGAATTGTCCTGGAGAATCCAAGCTATATTGTTAAATTATTTTGGAGAATTACAAAGTAGTTTGCGTTGATTTGTGGAAAAGTCAAGTATGAAAAGGAAAATTTGTGTTTGctattagatgctgtcgagtcagttctgactcacagataccctatgtacaacagtaaggaaacactacctggtcctgcatcatcctcacaatctttgttatgtttgagcccattgttccacccactgcgtcaatccacctagttgagggtcttcttcttccaCTGACCTACTACTTTAcaaggcatgatgtccttctgcagggaatggtccctgctgatatcatgtccaaagtaggtgagactaagtctagccatcctagcttctaaggagcattctggctgtacttcttcaaagacagatttgattGTTCTTCAGTGAGTCcctggtatagtcagtattctttgccaacaccagaattcaaaggcatcaattcttcagttctgtattcattttccagcttttccatgcatatgaggcaattgaagataccatggcttggttcagttGCACAttccttagtcctccaagtgacacctttgctttcttaaacactttaaagaggtcttttgcagtagattaccccaatgcaataagtcaacTGATTTCTTgtttgctgcttccctgggtgttgattgtaggcCCAAGTTAaaaaaatccttggcaacttcaattttttctctctgtatcatgatgttacttattggcccagttgtgaggatttttgtttcctttatgctgaggtgcaattgctgctgaaggctgtggactttgatctttgtcagtaagtgtttcaagtcctcttcacttccagagagcaaggttgtatcattcgAGCttacaggttgttaacaagtcttcctccaatcctgatgtctcactattcttcatataggccagcttctggggttatttgctcggcatacagattgaataagcatggcgaaagaatacaacactgatgcatgcctttcctgattttaaaccatggagtatccCCTTACCCTGTTTGAGCGATTatatcttggtctatgtacaggtttctcattagcacaattaagtgctctgggatttccattattcacaatgttatccataatttgttatgatgtacacagtcaaatgccttttcataatcaataaaacacagaaaaacacctttctggtaatctctgctttcagccaggatccatctgacatcagcaatgatatccgtggttccacatgctcttctgaatccaaatgaatttctggtatttccctgtcaatgtactgctgcaggcacttttcaatgatcatcagcaaaattttatttttgtgtgatattaatgacattgttcgataatttctgcatttggttggatcacctttctttggaataggcatgaatatggatctcccTCCATAGGATGGCCAGGTAGcttccttccaaatttcttggcatagatgaatgtgCACTTCTAGAGCCGtatctgctttttaaaatgtCTCTCTTGGTATTTTgccatttcctggagccttgttttttgccaatgttttcagtgaagcttgaatttcttccttcagtgccataggttcttgatatatgccacctcctgaaatggttgaatgtcaaccaattctttttggtacagtgactctgtgtattccttccatcttctcttgatgtgtCCTGCGTCATTTAGCATTTTGCCCTTAGAGActttcactattacaactcgaggcttaaattttttcttcagttttttcatcttgagaaatgctaagtgtgttctttccttttggctcttgaactccaggactttgcacaggtcattataatatttcactttgtcttctcaagccaccctttgaaatcttctgttcagctcttttacttcatcatttcttccttttgctttagctactcaatatgcaagagcaagtttcagagttttttctgacatccattttggccttttctttccttttgtctttttaatgacctcttgctttctgcaggtatgatgtccttggtgtcagtctacaactcatctgatatcttcagtcattagtgttcaatgcatcaaatctattcttgagatggtctccagattcaggtgggatgtactcaaggttgtgttttggctcttctggacttgctttaattttcttcagcttcatcttgaacttgcatatgagcaatttatggtctattctgcagttggcccctggccttgttctcactgatgatgttgagcttttccttctcctctttctgAAATGTAGCATATTTGATTACTCTGTATTCTATCCAGCCAGGTCCACGTGTAGAGTCACTCTTCACATTGCTCAAAAGTATTTTCATTGAAGAAATtgctggtcttacaaaattctatcatgcaatttctggcatcattttctataaccaaggtcatattttccaactactgagccttctttgtttccagctttcacattccagtcaccagtaattatttgtGAATCCTGATTGACTGTTTGATAAATGTCATATTGCAGagcttggtaaaaatcttcatttcttcatttttggccttagtgattggtgcataaatttgaataatagttttattaactggtcttcctcataggcctttgaatactatcctatcactgacagcattgtacttcaggacagatctcaaaatgttctttttcataatgaattcaatgttatttttctttgtcatctttggcatagcagaccatatgattgtctgattcaaaatggctaatatctGTCCGTTTCAGCTcgctagtgcctaggatattgatgtttatgtgttctatttcatttttaaatttctaatttaCAAAAGAAAGGCCATTAACACAACATTGAATCCAATCATGAAAGTCTGTGTGATTATGagaactttttgctttcttccttatgATTTCTCTATTTTCAAATTTCATGCATTAGTTTTCCAATCATAAATAGataataaaatttgaaatttgacaaaataccaattttaGGGACAATTTAATTATCTTCTacttttagaaaaataataaagaagggggaaaaaactaCCTTTTTTCCATCTCTACAATAAAACTTTAAATATCCTTTcagtataattttaatttttccataATAAGAGAATTCAATTAATTGTGAATCATGTATTTTCCATGATATAAcattatacatatgtgtatattttcTATATCCTGATACATTATTTCAATTTCTTAATGatatttttgcatatttaatGTCCTTTTACATTTCTATTGAGTAAATAAatatgaatgcaacatcattcatCCTGTAAGTCTGACTTGCCCACCAAATGACACGGCAAGCCAAGCAGTATGTATGTAATTCTATTTATGCCAAACTTTCTTGATCCATTTCTACTTGCTACAACACTGCTCCTATTCCATTCCTGTCATTGTTGCTTTCAGACTTTTGAATGTGGCAGTCGactctgtacagattacagccttggaaaccctatggcgcacttctactctgtcgtatagtgtCACTAGGTGTCAAAATCGACTCTACAACaattgacttttttgttttttggacctTTTTTTACATGTCTTCAAAAGATTGAAGTGAAACTAACTGCTGGAAACCATGGAGAGATAAATTTTGTTTCAACACAAGTAAGAACATTCTAGCAGTCGGACACATCCAGAAATGCAGTCAGATGCCTTAGTGTGCAGCCACGTACTCACAATTAGAACTGTTCAAGCATAGCCTGAATTATCACTTAGCATTTATATTGTTCAAGGACAAAAGCAGTGGATGGAGCATTAGATATATCATCTTCAATACCTCTTTCAATTCCAGTATTTcataattttataaatttaatcTGTTGTTAGATgcacaaaggttaagagctcagcagctaacataaaggtcggcagtttgaatccaatccaatcccaaTCCTTGGAAGCTATAGGGAGCAGACCTACCCTGTGCtgtaaggctgctatgagttggaattgagttgacagcaacgggttattgTTAGACAGCTCTGTATTCAAATCTCAATATGCACTTGctatgtaaccttgggcaaaGTACTATCACTCTCCAaacctctagaaaaaaaaatgttaatatctATGCCCTAGATGTGATGTGAAAGCTAAATAAAGTAACCCCTGGAAGATACTTAGTACAGTTATTGGTTGTTGGCAAGAACTTCATaaatgttagtgttgttttagtCACAATCTATTGTGTTTCTCTCTAAAATAGCTTTCATTTGTCCAACATTTTCATTTCTATAATCATGGCCATAATTTACTTTCTTAGCATTGCTTTCTTGTTGGTCCTTTGTACATTAATACACATAATAGTACAGAGATTTACAATTACTTTACTGATTATTAAACTCATAAAAGTCATCAATGtttgaggcggagccaagatggtggaatagacagatgcttctgtcgagccctctttacaacaaagacctgaaaaaaacaagtgaaacgagtatatttgtgacaagctgggggcC
Proteins encoded:
- the LOC100667942 gene encoding putative olfactory receptor 8G2; translated protein: MIRLASVSHCINKHLSQIPSSLPPLNSQRKMGGGNHSTVTEFILTGLTEKPELQLLLFLFFLGTYVVTVVGNLGMITLIGLSSQLHTPMYYFLNSLSLIDLCYSTVIIPKMLVNFVTEKNTISYPECMTQLYFFIFFIISEGHMLAVMAYDRYVAICKPLLCNVIMSYQACSWLVVEVCVMGLIGATAHTGCMLRVVFCKAKIINHYFCDVFPLLELSCTSTYINEVVVLCLSLFNILAPTLTILGCYVSIIASILQIHSTEGRSKAFRTCSSHITAVTIFCGSAAFMYLQPSNVSSMDQGKVSSLFYTIIVPMLNPLIYSLRNKDVKVALNKIIEKRLFCISKYF